DNA sequence from the Amycolatopsis sp. Hca4 genome:
CCTGCCGCACACCCGCGTGGACCAGAAGGTCGACTACTGGGGTGCCGTCGCGCTGGCCACCGGCCTGGTGCCGCTGCTGATCGTCGCCGAGCAGGGCCGTGAGTGGGGCTGGGGCTCCGCCGCTTCGATCGCCATGTACGTCGTCGGCGCGCTGGGCGTGACCGCCTTCGTCTGGATCGAACGCCGGATGGGCGACGCCGCCCTGCTGCCGCTGCGCCTGTTCCGCCGTCCGGTGTTCCGGATGTCGACGGTCGTCACCGTCGTGCAGGGTGCCGGGATGTTCGGCGCGATGATGTCGCTGCCGCTGTACCTGCAGATCGTCAAGGGCGCGACGCCGACACAGGCCGGCCTGCAGATGCTGCCGCTGACGCTCGGCATCATGGTCGCCAGCCTGACCAGCGGCCGGATCATCGCGGCCACCGGCCGGTACAAGATGTTCGCGGTGGCCGGGATCGGCCTGATGGCGGCGGCGCTGTTCGCGCTGTCCACGATCACCGTCGACAGCTCGCTGGCCCTGGTCATGGTGATCGCCTTCGTGATCGGCCTCGGCCTCGGCGCCTCGATGCAGACGCTGGTGCTGGCCGCGACCAACGACGTCCGCCCGCAGGACATCGGGGTCGCCACCTCGGCGGCGACGTTCTTCCGGCAGATCGGCGGCACGGCGGGCACCGCGGTGTTCCTGTCGATCCTGTTCGGCACGGTCGGCGACCGGATCGCGAACGCCATCCGCTCGGCGATGACCACGCCGGCCTACACCGCGGCGCTGGCGCAGCACCCGGAGTTCGCGAAGCAGATGCAGAGCGGCCTCGACGTCAACGACACGTCGTTCCTCTCGACGCTCGACCCGACGCTGGCCCGGCCGATCCTGCAGGGCTTCGCCGAGTCGATGAGCACGGTGTTCCTGGTCGGCGGGATCGTGCTGACCGTCGGCTTCGCGCTGGTGTGGTTCCTCAAGGAGAAGCCGCTGTCGGACAAGTCGGCGATGGAGCAGCGCGCCGAAGCCGAAGCGGACGCTCCGGCGCTCGCACTGGCCCACTGACCACCTGCTGACCGGGGAATGAAAAGGCCCCCTCGGGATCTCCCGAGGGGGCCTTCTCGTGAATGGACTCCGCGCGGGCTCAGTGGCCGCCGTTGGCTTCTTCCTTCGCCAGGCGGTCGACCTCGCGCTCGAGCGAGCGCTTGATCTCGGCTTCGGCCTCGGACCGGCCGACCCAGCTCGAGCCTTCGACGCTCTTGCCGGGCTCGAGGTCCTTGTAGACCTCGAAGAAGTGCTGGATCTCCAGCTTGTGGAACTCGTTCAGGTGGTGGATGTCCCGCAGGTGCTCCAGGCGCGGGTCGTTCGTCGGGACCGCGAGGACCTTGTCGTCCGGGCCCTTCTCGTCGGTCATCCGGAACATGCCGATCGCGCGGCAGCGGATCAGGCAGCCCGGGAACGTCGGCTCCTGGACGAGGACGAGCACGTCGAGCGGGTCGCCGTCCTGGCCGAGGGTGTCGTCGATGAAGCCGTAGTCGGCCGGGTACTGCGTGGCCGTGAACAGGGTCCGGTCCAGCTTGATGCGGCCGGTCTTGTGGTCGACCTCGTACTTGTTGCGCTCCCCTTTGGGGATTTCGATCGTGACGTCGAACTCCACGCCTGTCCTCACTACTTCTTCAGGTCCCGGCATGCCACGCGTCGCGGGCGGCAACCTTCATGACTGTCTTGACGTCTCCTAGTGTGGACTACGCCCTGCCGGGGAGCCGCATCGATGTCGGCCACGCGGCATGTGAGCTTGGCCCCTCCCGGGGCAGGTGAGAAGGAGTGGTGGGTGCCGGAAAACGACCAGCCGATGTGGCCTTCGTCGGACGAAGACCGCTCGTCGTCCGGCGCGCGGGAGACCACTCCGATGGCCCTGCCCGACCCGCCGAAGGCCGCCGAGACCGGCCCGGGCGTGCCCAAGGTCACAGCCAGTGACGCCCCCAAGGGGTCGTGGTTCGCGCCGAACGTCCCGCCCGAGCCCGTCCCCGGGCTGAACGCCCCGGCGGAGGAGCCGCCGCCCCCGCCGGCCCCGGCCAAGCAGGACCTCGCCGACCGGCTCGGCAGCCGGACGCCGAAGCAGCCGCCGGCCCGGCAGGAGGACCCGCAGCCGCCCGCGGCGACCCCGCCGCAGCCCCCGGCGGAGAGCACCCAGTACATCCGTGTCGAGCAGGCCGAGCTCGAGCCGGACGAGCCGGCTTCGGCCGAGGCGACCCCGTCGCAGAGCACGCAGTACATCCGCGTCGAGCAGTCGGAGCTCGAGCCGGACGCGCCGGCTTCGGCCGGGGAGAGCACCCAGTACATCGAGGCGGTGCCGTCCGGGCCGGTGCCGGTGGTGCCGGTCGAGCGCCACGTCCCGCCCCGGGAGGAGAAGAAGCCGGAGGAGCCGCAGCAGCAGTGGCGGGAGGAACTCCAGCACTGGCGCGAGGAGCAGTTGCGCCGAGAAGAGCAGCTGAACCGCACGGCCGCCCAGCGCCGCGAAGAACCGGAAGCCCCGCAGCCCGCCGCACCCTGGAGCCAGCGCATCGAGCTGCGGGAAGACCGTGCCGGCGACCGGCCTGCCGAGCCGGGCGACCGGCGTCCGGCGCTGCCCGAGCCGCCGCGCGGGGTGGTGCCGTCGGCGTCCGCCGGGACGCTGGCCCGGCCGCAGCGGATCGAACCGGACGGGCAGCGGTTCGACGCCGAGGCGACCGTCGGGATCGAGCGGCCCACCCAGTTCCCCGGCGTCTTCCAGCAGCAGCCGCAGCAGCGCACGGAGCCGCCCCGCGGCGAGCAGCCGCCCGCCGAGCCGCCGGCCGCGGCCGAGCCGGCGGCCGCCGGTGAGCCGCCGAAGAAGCGGCGCAGGGGCAAGCTGATCGCCATCGTCGTGGTCGTCCTCCTGGTGCTGGCCGGCGGCGGGGTCGCCGCGGCGATGCCGAAGGTGGCGAACCGGCTGGCCCTGCCGTGGGCGCCGAACGCGCCCAAGGGCGACGCGCCCGAGCCGGCCGCGGCCGCCCGGCAGCTGCAGGGGCCGGCCACGTCCGGGGCGACGCCGACCGCGAACGGCGTCAAGGCCGCCCTCGCCTCGGCGGCGGGCAACGGCGCGCTGGGCCAGCTCACCGGCAGCGTGATCGACCCGACGACCGGGACCGTGCTGTGGGACCGCAACTCGGCGTCGCCGGTGACACCCGCCTCGACGACGAAGGTGCTCACCTCCGCGGCCGCGCTGCTTTCGCTGGACCACAACCTGCGCCTGCCGACCAAGGTCGTGCAGGGTGCGGACCCGGGCACGGTGATCCTGGTCGGCGGCGGCGACACGACCATCACCAACCTGCCGCTGGGCACCGACTCCCCGCTGTACCCGGGCGCCGCGCACGTCGACGACCTCGTCGCGCAGGTCAAGAAGGCGGTGCCGGGCGTCAAGAAGGTCCAGGTCGACCTGACGCTGTTCAAGGGCGCGACGACCGCACCGGGCTGGGAAGCGGGCGACGCGCCGTCGACGTACGCGACGCAGATGGCGCCCGTGATGGCCGACGGCGGCCGCATCAACCCCAAGGACAACAACTCGCAGCGGACGGCGAACGCGGGCAGCGCGCTCGCCTCGTCCATCGCCTCGAAGCTGGGGGTGTCGGCGGGCGGCCAGGCGACCGCGCCCAAGGACGCGAAGGTGGTCGCCGAGGTCAAGTCGGCTCCGCTGACCGAGCTGGTGTCCGACCTGATGGAGCTGTCCGACGACGTCCTCGCCGAGGCGATCGCCCGCCAAGTCGCGCTCGCGAACGGCGAGGAGGCCAGCTACGCCGGCGGGGCCAGGGCGACCCTCAAGGTGCTGAAGGACCACGGATTCGACGTCTCGGGCGTCGCGCTCTCGGACGGCAGCGGCATCTCGTCGCTGAACCGCATCCCGGCCCGGCTTCTCACCCAGGTCCTGGCGGCCGCGGCGGCGCCGGAGGGCAAGAACCCGGGCACCGCGAAGCTCCGCCCGGTGCTGGCGGGCCTCCCGGTCGCGGGCGGCTCCGGCACCCTGGCCGACAAGCGGTTCGACACGGCCGCGTCGCAGGCGGGCCGCGGCTGGGTGCGGGCCAAGACGGGCACGCTCACCGGGGTGAACACGCTCGCCGGGCTGGTCCTCGACCAGGACGGCCGGGTGCTGGTGTTCGCGTTCATGTCCAACGGCTCCGACACCGAGCCGGGCCGCGACGCGATCGACGCCCTCGCGACGAGCCTCCGCAAGTGCGGCTGCGCCTAGCGGAGGCCGAACCGTACGAAGATCGTGGCCGGAAACCCGCACCGGGCAGGTAGCGTCGGAAGGGTGAGTCAGGAAACGCAGACCCGGCCCATGGTCGACTGGGGGATCGCCGCGCAGACCGGCGCGATGCTGGTGCGCGGTGGCCCGCAGGTGCCCCGGGAACGGGCCGAGGAGGCCGTCACCGACCTGCGCGAGCTGACCGTCGAGGCCGAGGGGCACGTGCGGCAGCTGACGCACCTGGGGCTCGACCTGCCGTTGCTGCCCGGCGAGGTCGTCGACCGGCCGGGCTGGGTGCGGTCGGCCGCGGCGGGGCTGCACGCGCTGACCGGGCGCGCGCTGCCGCAGCAGGGCGGGCCGCTCGGGCCGATACTGGCCGGCGGGGCCGGCGTCCAGACCGGTCTGGTGCTCGCCTTCCTGGCCAGCCGCGTGCTCGGCCAGTACGACCCGTTCGGCGGCCCGGACAAGGAAGGCAGGCTGCTGCTGGTCGCGCCGAACGTCGTCGCCGCCGAACAGGCGATGGACGTGCCCGGCCACGACTTCCGGCTGTGGGTCTGCCTGCACGAGTGCACCCACCGGCTGCAGTTCACCGCGGTCAAGTGGCTGCGCGACTACTTCGCCGACGAGGTCGAGCGGCTCGTCTCCGGGCTCGCCGGCGGCACCACCGACAGCCTCGCCGACCTGGTCGGCCGGCTGCCGGAGGCGATCAAGCAGGGCCCGAGGCTGAACCTGGCCGAGCTGCTCCAGTCGCCGAAGGACCGCGCGGTGTTCGACAGGCTGCTCGCCCTCTCGACGCTCCTGGAGGGCCACGCCGACTACGTGATGGACGCCGTCGGCCCGCAGGTCGTGCCGAGTGTCGAGCAGATCCGCGCGCGGTTCACCGCCCGGCGCAAGGGCGGCGGCGTCTTCGACCGGCTGCTGCGTGCGCTGCTCGGCGTCGACGCGAAGATCCGTCAGTACGAAGAAGGCGCGAAGTTCACGAAGCACGTCGTGGACGCCGTCGGCATGGACGGCTTCAACGCCGTCTGGCGGTCGCCGAACACCCTGCCGTCGCGCGCCGAGATCTCCGACCCGGCGGCGTGGGTCCGGCGCCTGCACGGATGACCGGGCCGGCGGTCACGGCCGTCCGCCGGGCCGTCCGCGGCTTCCTGGAAGCCGTCGAGAGCCCGCCGTCCGAGCTGTGCGTCGCGGTCTCCGGCGGCGCCGACTCCCTCGCGCTGGCCGAGGCGGTCGCGTACGTCGGGCACCACCGCGGCCACGTCGTCCGCGCGCTGGTCGTCGACCACGGGCTGCAGGAGGGCTCGGCGAAGGTCGCCGCGGACGCGGCCGCCGCGGCGAAGGCGTTGGGTGTCGACGAAGCCGAGGTGCGCGAGGTCGCCGTCGCCGGCAAGGGCGGCCCGGAAGCCGCCGCCCGCAAGGCCCGCTACCGGGCGCTGGCCGGGCACGGCCTCGTCCTGCTCGGCCACACCCTCGACGACCAGGCCGAAACGGTCCTGCTCGGGCTGGGCCGCGGCTCCGGCCCGCGCAGCGTCGCCGGCATGCGGCCGCACGACCCGCCGTGGGGACGGCCGCTGCTCGCCGTCGGCCGGGCCACCACCCGGGCCGCGTGCGCCGAGCTCGGCGTCGAGCCGTGGGAAGACCCGCACAACGCCGAACCGCGCTTCACGCGCGTCCGGCTGCGCACCGAAGTCCTGCCGTTGCTGGAGGACGTCCTCAACGGCGGGGTGGCCGCCGCACTCGCCCGCACGGCCGCGCAACTGCGTGAAGACAATGAGGCGCTGGACACAGTGGCGGACCTGATCTTCACCCGCGCGGGCGGTCCGGAAGGGCTGGAAATCGGCGTCTTCGCGACCGAGCCCCCGGCGATCCGCCGCCGGGTTATCCGCAGGTGGCTGCTGCAATCGGGTGTGCGCGAGCTCACCGACGCGCACCTGCGGGCGGTCGACGGCCTCGTCGCCCGGTGGCGTGGTCAGGGCGGCGTCTGGCTGCCGGGCAACTTGGAGGCGAGCCGGTGCCGTGGCAGGCTCTGCGTCACCTCCCAACCCACCACACGAGGGGAATGACCCGTGTACGAGGGCGAAATCGCCTCCGTGCTCGTCACCGAGCAGCAGATCAAGGACAAGATCACGGAGCTGTCGGAGCAGATCGCCGCCGACTATCCGGCCAACGGGCAGGGCGAACTCCTGCTGGTGGGCGTCCTGAAGGGCGCGGTCATGTTCATGACCGACTTCGCCCGCGCGCTGCCGCTGCCGACGCAGCTGGAATTCATGGCCGTGTCTTCGTACGGATCGGCGACCTCGTCGTCCGGCGTCGTGCGGATCCTCAAGGACCTCGACCGCGACATCGCGGGCCGGGACGTCCTGATCGTCGAGGACATCGTCGACTCGGGCCTGACGCTGTCGTGGCTGCTGAAGAACCTCGCCAGCCGCAACCCCGCGTCGCTCGAGGTCGTTTCGCTGCTGCGCAAGCCGGAGGCGGTGAAGGTGGACGTGCCGGTGAAGTACATCGGCTTCGACATCCCCAACGAGTTCGTCGTCGGCTACGGCCTCGACTACGCCGAGCGGTACCGGGACCTGCCCTACATCGGCACCCTGGACCCGAAGGTCTACACCTCGTAGCCGTCCCGGGCGGTTCACCGACCGTTCACCGCAATTACCGGATCCGCGGAACCCCGGGCACGAAGTTTGCGTCATAGGCTCTGATCACGTGCGTTAACCTATGCGAAGACCATTCGTGCCCGCGGTGACCGGGTCGGGGGAACGGGAGAGAGTGCAGATGGGGAACAGCAGCGCTGCCGACGCGAACGCCTTCAAGGCCGCGGCCGCGGCGGGTCAGGTCGGGGTCGACCCCGACGCCGCGCAGGCCGTGCTGAACAAGATCCGCACCGGCAAGGACGCGGTCGAGGCCCTCCTGGCCGGCGCGGGCACGCTCGCGCAGCCGCCGAAGCTCGGCGACAACCCGGTCGGCAACGCGATGGCCGCGAAGTTCGTGCAGCGCGCGGACGGCGGTGGCGACTCCTACGCCGCCGCGCTGCAGAACCTGCTCGACCAGTACTCCGCCGCCGAAGAGGGCATCGTCACGGCGATGGCCCGCTACCACGAGGTCGACCAGGCCGCGGCCGACCCGTTCCGCAACGCCTGAGTCCAAGGGGGAACTCGTAGTCATGGCTCCGAACCACAGCGACCAGCAGGCGGCGAACCCGGGCTCGGTGGTCCCGCTCGGCGACAACTCCGCGGCGCAGAACATCGTCGACAGCGCCCGCGGCAGCGCCGGCGGCTTCGACATGGGCAGCGACCGGGCGATCGCCAACCCGCCGAACTGGAACGCGCAGGAAAGCCAGCAGCTCTACGCCGGCGCGGTCAACAACAACGACCCCGGCACGGCCGAGGCGACCGGGCACGTCTGGGCCCACCACGGCTCCGAGCTGAAGCAGGCCTCCGACCACCTGTACAACGCGATCGCCGAGCTGGGCAACGCGTGGGTCGGCCGGGGTGCCGCGGGCGCGCAGGGCGCGCTGGTGGCCATCGCGAACTCCGGTTCGCAGGCCTCCGACGCCGCGCACACGATGTCCGACCGGCTCGCCAAGCAGGCCGCGGCGGCCGCCGAGGTCAAGAAGATGCCCGCCCCGAAGGACTTCGACCCCAAGCAGGCCATGGCGGCTGCGCTGGCAGGCGGTCCGGCGGCGCT
Encoded proteins:
- a CDS encoding MDR family MFS transporter; translation: MSDTTTAEGAAATNGKLTHRQILTVLSGLMLGMFLAALDQTIVSSSMRTIADELHGLSLQAWATTAYLITATLSTPLYGKLSDLYGRKPMYLTAISLFLVGSLASGMATSMYELAAFRAFQGLGAGGLMSLALAIITDITAPRERSKYQGYFMAVFGISSVAGPVVGGFFAGIDTFVGITGWRWVFLVNVPIALAALVVVTKVLNLPHTRVDQKVDYWGAVALATGLVPLLIVAEQGREWGWGSAASIAMYVVGALGVTAFVWIERRMGDAALLPLRLFRRPVFRMSTVVTVVQGAGMFGAMMSLPLYLQIVKGATPTQAGLQMLPLTLGIMVASLTSGRIIAATGRYKMFAVAGIGLMAAALFALSTITVDSSLALVMVIAFVIGLGLGASMQTLVLAATNDVRPQDIGVATSAATFFRQIGGTAGTAVFLSILFGTVGDRIANAIRSAMTTPAYTAALAQHPEFAKQMQSGLDVNDTSFLSTLDPTLARPILQGFAESMSTVFLVGGIVLTVGFALVWFLKEKPLSDKSAMEQRAEAEADAPALALAH
- a CDS encoding inorganic diphosphatase, which gives rise to MEFDVTIEIPKGERNKYEVDHKTGRIKLDRTLFTATQYPADYGFIDDTLGQDGDPLDVLVLVQEPTFPGCLIRCRAIGMFRMTDEKGPDDKVLAVPTNDPRLEHLRDIHHLNEFHKLEIQHFFEVYKDLEPGKSVEGSSWVGRSEAEAEIKRSLEREVDRLAKEEANGGH
- the dacB gene encoding D-alanyl-D-alanine carboxypeptidase/D-alanyl-D-alanine-endopeptidase, whose product is MPENDQPMWPSSDEDRSSSGARETTPMALPDPPKAAETGPGVPKVTASDAPKGSWFAPNVPPEPVPGLNAPAEEPPPPPAPAKQDLADRLGSRTPKQPPARQEDPQPPAATPPQPPAESTQYIRVEQAELEPDEPASAEATPSQSTQYIRVEQSELEPDAPASAGESTQYIEAVPSGPVPVVPVERHVPPREEKKPEEPQQQWREELQHWREEQLRREEQLNRTAAQRREEPEAPQPAAPWSQRIELREDRAGDRPAEPGDRRPALPEPPRGVVPSASAGTLARPQRIEPDGQRFDAEATVGIERPTQFPGVFQQQPQQRTEPPRGEQPPAEPPAAAEPAAAGEPPKKRRRGKLIAIVVVVLLVLAGGGVAAAMPKVANRLALPWAPNAPKGDAPEPAAAARQLQGPATSGATPTANGVKAALASAAGNGALGQLTGSVIDPTTGTVLWDRNSASPVTPASTTKVLTSAAALLSLDHNLRLPTKVVQGADPGTVILVGGGDTTITNLPLGTDSPLYPGAAHVDDLVAQVKKAVPGVKKVQVDLTLFKGATTAPGWEAGDAPSTYATQMAPVMADGGRINPKDNNSQRTANAGSALASSIASKLGVSAGGQATAPKDAKVVAEVKSAPLTELVSDLMELSDDVLAEAIARQVALANGEEASYAGGARATLKVLKDHGFDVSGVALSDGSGISSLNRIPARLLTQVLAAAAAPEGKNPGTAKLRPVLAGLPVAGGSGTLADKRFDTAASQAGRGWVRAKTGTLTGVNTLAGLVLDQDGRVLVFAFMSNGSDTEPGRDAIDALATSLRKCGCA
- a CDS encoding zinc-dependent metalloprotease; its protein translation is MVDWGIAAQTGAMLVRGGPQVPRERAEEAVTDLRELTVEAEGHVRQLTHLGLDLPLLPGEVVDRPGWVRSAAAGLHALTGRALPQQGGPLGPILAGGAGVQTGLVLAFLASRVLGQYDPFGGPDKEGRLLLVAPNVVAAEQAMDVPGHDFRLWVCLHECTHRLQFTAVKWLRDYFADEVERLVSGLAGGTTDSLADLVGRLPEAIKQGPRLNLAELLQSPKDRAVFDRLLALSTLLEGHADYVMDAVGPQVVPSVEQIRARFTARRKGGGVFDRLLRALLGVDAKIRQYEEGAKFTKHVVDAVGMDGFNAVWRSPNTLPSRAEISDPAAWVRRLHG
- the tilS gene encoding tRNA lysidine(34) synthetase TilS, coding for MTGPAVTAVRRAVRGFLEAVESPPSELCVAVSGGADSLALAEAVAYVGHHRGHVVRALVVDHGLQEGSAKVAADAAAAAKALGVDEAEVREVAVAGKGGPEAAARKARYRALAGHGLVLLGHTLDDQAETVLLGLGRGSGPRSVAGMRPHDPPWGRPLLAVGRATTRAACAELGVEPWEDPHNAEPRFTRVRLRTEVLPLLEDVLNGGVAAALARTAAQLREDNEALDTVADLIFTRAGGPEGLEIGVFATEPPAIRRRVIRRWLLQSGVRELTDAHLRAVDGLVARWRGQGGVWLPGNLEASRCRGRLCVTSQPTTRGE
- the hpt gene encoding hypoxanthine phosphoribosyltransferase, with product MYEGEIASVLVTEQQIKDKITELSEQIAADYPANGQGELLLVGVLKGAVMFMTDFARALPLPTQLEFMAVSSYGSATSSSGVVRILKDLDRDIAGRDVLIVEDIVDSGLTLSWLLKNLASRNPASLEVVSLLRKPEAVKVDVPVKYIGFDIPNEFVVGYGLDYAERYRDLPYIGTLDPKVYTS